The following are encoded in a window of Streptomyces sp. 11x1 genomic DNA:
- a CDS encoding acyl-CoA dehydrogenase family protein: MDLACSPADEAFRAEARAWLRGHVPSGPLPSLETEEGFAAHRAWEAELFADRWSVVNWPTAYGGRDAGLLRWLLFEEEYYAAGAPGRVGQNGVNLLAPTLFDHGTEEQRARVLPPMASGEVVWAQAWSEPGAGSDLASLTSRAVRADGGWLLSGQKTWSSRAAFADRAFGLFRSEPGTDRPHQGLTYLMFDLRAPGVTVRPIGRLDGRPAFAELFLDDVFVPDEDVIGEPGQGWRIAMSTAGNERGLTLRSPGRFLASAHRLLALWHDRGSPASAREAVADALIGARAYQLFTHAAASRFLEGTPIGPEASLNKVFWSEYDIALHETALDLLDEEGESADTDWSEGYVFSLAGPIYAGTNEIQRDIIAERLLGLPKGRR; the protein is encoded by the coding sequence ATGGACCTCGCTTGTTCCCCTGCCGACGAGGCCTTCCGCGCCGAGGCCCGCGCCTGGCTGCGCGGCCATGTCCCGTCGGGGCCGCTCCCGTCCCTGGAGACCGAGGAGGGCTTCGCCGCCCATCGGGCATGGGAGGCCGAACTCTTCGCCGACCGCTGGTCGGTGGTGAACTGGCCGACCGCGTACGGCGGCCGCGACGCGGGGCTGCTCCGCTGGCTGCTCTTCGAGGAGGAGTACTACGCGGCGGGCGCCCCGGGCCGGGTCGGCCAGAACGGCGTCAACCTCCTCGCCCCGACCCTGTTCGACCACGGCACCGAGGAGCAACGGGCGCGCGTGCTGCCCCCGATGGCCTCCGGCGAGGTGGTGTGGGCCCAGGCCTGGTCGGAGCCCGGGGCCGGGTCCGATCTGGCCTCGCTCACCTCCCGGGCCGTGCGCGCGGACGGGGGCTGGTTGCTGAGCGGGCAGAAGACCTGGTCGTCACGGGCGGCGTTCGCGGACCGGGCGTTCGGCCTGTTCCGCAGCGAGCCCGGCACCGACCGGCCCCACCAGGGGCTGACGTATCTCATGTTCGACCTGCGCGCCCCGGGGGTGACGGTCCGCCCGATCGGCCGCCTCGACGGCAGGCCCGCGTTCGCCGAGCTCTTCCTCGACGACGTGTTCGTGCCGGACGAGGACGTCATCGGCGAGCCCGGCCAGGGCTGGCGCATCGCGATGTCCACCGCCGGCAACGAACGCGGTCTGACGCTCCGCTCCCCGGGCCGCTTCCTGGCCTCCGCGCACCGGCTGCTCGCCCTCTGGCACGACCGGGGCAGCCCGGCGTCCGCCCGCGAGGCGGTGGCCGACGCGCTGATCGGCGCCCGCGCCTACCAGTTGTTCACCCACGCGGCCGCCTCCCGCTTCCTGGAGGGCACGCCGATCGGCCCCGAGGCCAGTTTGAACAAGGTCTTCTGGTCCGAGTACGACATCGCCCTGCACGAGACGGCGCTCGACCTGCTCGACGAGGAGGGCGAGTCGGCGGACACCGACTGGTCCGAGGGGTACGTCTTCTCCCTCGCCGGCCCGATCTACGCCGGCACCAACGAGATCCAACGCGACATCATCGCCGAACGCCTCCTCGGCCTGCCGAAGGGCCGCCGCTGA
- a CDS encoding SDR family oxidoreductase gives MKNVDPPAYLPGHRLLAGRTAVITAAAGAGIGGATARRFLEEGARVLISDAHTRRLKAYRDELAEEFGAESVRAVPCDVTDEDQVRALFEAGARLHGRLDIVVNNAGLGGTSDLVDMTDEQWSKVLDVTLNGTFRCTRTALRLMRDNGGGVIVNNASVVGWRAQAGQAHYAAAKAGVMALTRCAAIEAAAYGVRVNAVSPSLAMHPHLVKVTTPELLEELTAREALGRYAEPWEVANVIVFLASGYSSYLTGEIVSVSNQHP, from the coding sequence ATGAAGAACGTCGACCCTCCGGCGTACCTCCCCGGCCACCGTCTGCTCGCCGGACGCACCGCCGTGATCACCGCCGCGGCCGGCGCGGGCATCGGCGGGGCCACCGCACGACGCTTCCTGGAGGAGGGCGCGCGCGTACTGATCAGCGACGCCCACACGCGCAGACTCAAGGCGTACCGGGACGAGCTGGCCGAGGAGTTCGGAGCGGAGTCCGTCCGGGCGGTGCCGTGCGACGTGACCGACGAGGACCAGGTGCGGGCCCTGTTCGAGGCCGGCGCCCGGCTGCACGGACGGCTCGACATCGTCGTCAACAACGCGGGCCTCGGCGGCACCAGCGACCTCGTCGACATGACCGACGAGCAGTGGTCCAAGGTGCTGGACGTGACACTGAACGGCACGTTCCGCTGCACCCGGACCGCGCTGCGACTGATGCGGGACAACGGCGGCGGCGTCATCGTCAACAACGCCTCCGTCGTCGGCTGGCGCGCCCAGGCCGGCCAGGCGCACTACGCCGCCGCCAAGGCCGGCGTCATGGCCCTGACCAGGTGTGCGGCGATCGAGGCGGCCGCGTACGGGGTCCGGGTCAACGCCGTCTCGCCCAGCCTCGCCATGCACCCGCACCTGGTGAAGGTCACCACCCCGGAGCTGCTGGAGGAACTGACCGCGCGCGAGGCCCTCGGGCGGTACGCCGAACCCTGGGAGGTGGCCAACGTGATCGTGTTCCTCGCGTCCGGCTACTCCTCGTACCTGACGGGTGAGATCGTCTCCGTGAGCAACCAGCATCCGTGA
- a CDS encoding TetR/AcrR family transcriptional regulator yields the protein MPTKKKPRTTAGDKPPAAPARRRELLDRAAEVFADLGYNATTVRRIADDVGMLAGSLYYYFESKDAMLEEILRTFLDELWEGYDAVLDAELRPRETFEALVVESFRAIDRHRAAVAIYQNEAKKLVAQDRFQFLDASQRKFEKAWLATLERGVAAQEFRADLDTRLTYRFVRDTVWVAASWYRPGGQLGPEEIARQYLSMVLDGIAVHARSRGGAATHDPELKTHEPELDR from the coding sequence GTGCCGACCAAGAAGAAGCCCCGGACGACCGCCGGCGACAAGCCGCCCGCCGCGCCCGCCCGCCGCCGGGAACTCCTCGACCGGGCCGCGGAGGTCTTCGCCGATCTGGGGTACAACGCCACCACCGTCCGCAGGATCGCGGACGACGTCGGCATGCTCGCGGGCAGCCTCTACTACTACTTTGAGTCCAAGGACGCGATGCTGGAGGAGATCCTGCGGACCTTCCTCGACGAACTCTGGGAGGGCTACGACGCCGTCCTGGACGCCGAGTTGCGTCCCCGGGAGACCTTCGAGGCCCTGGTCGTCGAGTCGTTCCGCGCCATCGACCGGCACCGCGCCGCCGTCGCGATCTACCAGAACGAGGCCAAGAAGCTGGTCGCGCAGGACCGGTTCCAGTTTCTCGACGCCTCGCAGCGCAAGTTCGAGAAGGCATGGCTGGCCACGCTGGAACGCGGTGTGGCCGCCCAGGAGTTCCGTGCCGACCTCGACACCCGGCTCACCTACCGATTCGTGCGCGACACGGTGTGGGTCGCCGCCTCCTGGTACCGGCCCGGCGGACAGCTCGGCCCGGAGGAGATCGCCCGGCAGTACCTGTCGATGGTCCTGGACGGGATCGCCGTACACGCGCGGTCCCGCGGCGGGGCCGCGACGCACGACCCGGAGCTCAAAACGCACGAACCGGAGCTCGATCGGTGA
- a CDS encoding acetyl-CoA C-acetyltransferase, which translates to MAEAYIVEAVRTPVGRRGGGLGQVHPADLGAHALKALVARAGVDPAAVEDVVFGCLDTVGPQAGDIARTSWLAAGLPEEVPGTTVDRQCGSSQQAVHFAAQGVLSGTQDLVVAGGVQNMTMIPIAFASRQAAVPLGLTEGPFAGSEGWRARYGDRPVNQFAGAEMIAAKWGISRRDQEEYALRSHRRAVRALDEGRFARETVPYGDVSADEGPRRDTSLEKMAALKPVIDGGTVTAACSSQVSDGAAALLLASERAVREHGLTPRARVHHLSVRGEDPIRMLTAPIPATAYALKKSGLTLDAIDLVEINEAFAPVVLAWLKETGADPEKVNVNGGAIALGHPLGATGAKLMTTLLHELERTGGRYGLQTMCEGGGQANVTIIERL; encoded by the coding sequence ATGGCCGAGGCCTATATCGTCGAAGCGGTCCGGACGCCTGTCGGGCGGCGCGGGGGAGGGCTCGGCCAGGTCCATCCGGCCGACCTCGGCGCGCACGCCCTCAAGGCGCTCGTCGCACGCGCCGGCGTGGACCCGGCCGCCGTGGAGGACGTCGTCTTCGGCTGCCTGGACACGGTCGGCCCGCAGGCCGGTGACATCGCCCGGACCAGCTGGCTGGCCGCCGGGCTGCCAGAGGAGGTACCGGGCACAACCGTCGACCGGCAGTGCGGCTCCTCGCAGCAGGCCGTGCACTTCGCCGCGCAAGGAGTGCTCTCCGGCACCCAGGACCTGGTGGTCGCGGGCGGCGTCCAGAACATGACGATGATCCCCATCGCCTTCGCCTCCCGCCAGGCCGCCGTCCCCCTCGGACTCACCGAGGGCCCCTTCGCGGGCAGCGAGGGCTGGCGCGCCCGCTACGGCGACCGGCCGGTGAACCAGTTCGCCGGCGCCGAGATGATCGCCGCGAAATGGGGCATCAGCCGCCGCGACCAGGAGGAGTACGCGCTGCGCTCCCACCGCCGGGCGGTACGGGCCCTCGACGAGGGCCGCTTCGCGCGCGAGACCGTGCCGTACGGCGACGTCAGCGCCGACGAGGGGCCGCGCCGGGACACCTCGCTGGAGAAGATGGCCGCGCTGAAGCCGGTCATCGACGGCGGCACCGTCACCGCCGCCTGCTCCTCCCAGGTCTCCGACGGCGCCGCGGCGCTGCTGCTCGCCTCCGAACGCGCCGTACGGGAGCACGGGCTGACACCGCGCGCCCGCGTGCACCACCTCTCCGTACGCGGCGAGGACCCCATCCGGATGCTCACCGCGCCGATCCCGGCGACCGCGTACGCCCTGAAGAAGTCCGGCCTCACCCTCGACGCGATCGACCTCGTCGAGATCAACGAGGCCTTCGCGCCGGTCGTCCTGGCGTGGCTGAAGGAGACGGGCGCCGACCCGGAGAAGGTCAACGTCAACGGCGGCGCCATCGCCCTCGGCCACCCTCTGGGCGCGACCGGCGCGAAGCTGATGACGACCCTCCTGCACGAACTGGAGCGCACGGGCGGCCGCTACGGCCTCCAGACCATGTGCGAGGGGGGCGGCCAGGCGAACGTGACGATCATCGAGAGGCTCTGA
- a CDS encoding nitronate monooxygenase, protein METAFTRLVGVRHPVVQTGMGWVAGPRLVSAAANAGALGILASATMTPARLRDAVREVRSRTDAPFGVNLRADATDARERVRIVVEEGVRVASFALAPSRELIAELKDAGVVVIPSVGARRHAEKVAAWGADAVVVQGGEGGGHTGEVATTVLLPQVVDAVDIPVVAAGGFHDGRGLVAALAFGAAGVAMGTRFLLTSDSTVPDAVKARYLAATVKDVTVTRAVDGLPHRMLRTEFVSALEASGRARALLRAVRHAAAFRRLSGLTWHGMVRDGLALRRGKDLAWSQVLLAANTPMLLRSAMVDGRTDLGVMAAGQVAGVIDDLPSCAELVERIMREADEVRGRLGDA, encoded by the coding sequence ATGGAGACGGCGTTCACCCGGCTCGTCGGCGTCCGTCATCCGGTCGTGCAGACCGGTATGGGGTGGGTGGCCGGCCCCCGGCTGGTCTCGGCCGCGGCGAACGCGGGGGCGCTCGGGATCCTGGCCTCCGCGACGATGACGCCCGCGCGGCTCCGGGACGCCGTACGGGAGGTGCGGTCCCGCACGGACGCGCCGTTCGGGGTGAATCTGCGGGCCGACGCGACGGACGCGCGGGAACGGGTGCGGATCGTCGTGGAGGAGGGCGTCCGGGTGGCGTCGTTCGCGCTCGCGCCGTCCAGGGAGCTGATCGCGGAGCTCAAGGACGCGGGTGTGGTGGTGATCCCGTCGGTGGGCGCCCGGCGGCACGCCGAGAAGGTGGCGGCGTGGGGTGCGGACGCGGTGGTCGTGCAGGGCGGCGAGGGCGGCGGACACACCGGGGAGGTGGCGACGACCGTGCTGCTGCCCCAGGTCGTGGACGCCGTCGACATCCCCGTCGTCGCCGCCGGCGGCTTCCACGACGGGCGGGGTCTGGTGGCCGCGCTGGCGTTCGGGGCGGCCGGGGTGGCGATGGGCACCCGGTTCCTGCTCACCTCGGACTCGACGGTGCCCGACGCGGTGAAGGCCCGCTATCTGGCGGCGACCGTCAAGGACGTCACCGTCACGCGGGCCGTGGACGGGTTGCCGCACCGCATGCTCCGCACGGAATTCGTGAGCGCGTTGGAGGCGTCCGGGCGGGCGCGCGCCCTGCTGCGCGCCGTGCGGCACGCGGCCGCGTTCCGGCGGCTCTCCGGGCTGACCTGGCACGGCATGGTCCGCGACGGCCTGGCGCTGCGGCGCGGCAAGGACCTCGCCTGGAGCCAGGTCCTGCTCGCGGCCAACACGCCCATGCTGCTCCGGTCCGCGATGGTGGACGGCCGTACGGACCTGGGGGTGATGGCGGCCGGCCAGGTCGCCGGCGTGATCGACGACCTGCCGTCCTGCGCGGAGCTGGTGGAACGGATCATGAGGGAGGCGGACGAGGTACGGGGGCGCCTCGGCGACGCCTGA
- a CDS encoding CoA-transferase: MNAGTTNEATPTGGATRAEYCVIACAEAWRGAGEILASPMGLIPSLGARLARRTFSPDLLLTDGEALLVDLDGTVEGWLPYRRHLDLVTGGRRHVMMGASQIDRYGNQNISCVGDWARPRRQLLGVRGAPVNTLNNPTSYWVPKHSRRVFVEKVDMVCGVGHDRVAAHPAAARFHHLPRVVSDLGVFDFATPDRAMRLASLHPGVTVEQVREATGFALAVPHEVPYTREPTAQELRLIREVLDPAGARSREVQG, encoded by the coding sequence GTGAACGCGGGGACGACGAACGAGGCGACGCCGACGGGTGGCGCGACGCGTGCCGAGTACTGCGTGATCGCCTGCGCGGAGGCCTGGCGCGGGGCCGGGGAGATCCTCGCGAGCCCCATGGGGCTGATCCCGTCGCTGGGCGCGCGCCTGGCGAGGCGGACCTTCTCGCCCGACCTGTTGCTGACCGACGGCGAGGCGCTGCTGGTCGACCTCGACGGCACCGTGGAGGGGTGGCTGCCCTACCGCCGGCACCTGGACCTGGTCACCGGCGGCCGACGGCACGTGATGATGGGCGCGAGCCAGATCGACCGGTACGGCAACCAGAACATCAGTTGCGTCGGCGACTGGGCGAGGCCGAGGCGACAGCTGCTGGGGGTGCGGGGTGCGCCGGTCAACACCCTGAACAACCCGACCAGTTACTGGGTTCCGAAGCATTCGCGGCGGGTCTTCGTCGAGAAGGTCGACATGGTGTGCGGAGTGGGTCACGACCGCGTGGCCGCGCATCCGGCCGCCGCCCGCTTCCACCATCTGCCGCGGGTCGTGTCGGACCTCGGGGTGTTCGACTTCGCCACGCCCGACCGCGCGATGCGGCTGGCCTCGCTGCACCCCGGGGTCACGGTGGAGCAGGTGCGGGAGGCGACGGGCTTCGCACTCGCCGTCCCGCACGAGGTGCCGTACACACGGGAGCCCACGGCGCAGGAGCTGCGGTTGATCCGCGAGGTGCTCGATCCGGCGGGCGCCCGTTCCCGTGAGGTTCAGGGCTGA
- a CDS encoding CoA-transferase: MSDKAMTADEAVSRLVSGMTLGIGGWGSRRKPMALVRAVLRSGITDLTVVSCGGPDVGMLAAAGRIRKLVAPFATLDSIPLEPHFRAARERGAFELMEIDEAMFLWGLRAATHRLPFLPVRAGIGSDVMRVNPGLRTVTSPYDDRETFVAMPALRLDAALVHVNRADRRGNGQYLGPDPYFDDLFCEAADAAYVSCERIVDTAELAKEGPPQTLLVARHAVTGVIEAPNGAHFTSCAPDHGRDEAFQKLYATTPWEDFAERFLSGDEAAYQSAVRAWRKEVS, from the coding sequence GTGAGTGACAAGGCCATGACCGCCGACGAGGCCGTCTCGCGGCTGGTGAGCGGGATGACGCTCGGCATCGGCGGCTGGGGCTCGCGCCGCAAGCCGATGGCCCTGGTGAGAGCGGTGCTCCGGTCCGGGATCACCGATCTCACGGTGGTCTCCTGCGGCGGCCCGGACGTCGGGATGCTCGCCGCCGCCGGACGGATCCGGAAACTGGTCGCCCCCTTCGCCACCCTGGACTCCATCCCCCTCGAACCCCATTTCCGCGCGGCGCGCGAGCGGGGCGCGTTCGAGCTGATGGAGATCGACGAGGCGATGTTCCTGTGGGGCCTGCGCGCCGCCACGCACCGGCTGCCGTTCCTCCCGGTGCGGGCCGGCATCGGCTCGGACGTGATGCGGGTCAACCCCGGACTGCGTACGGTCACTTCACCGTACGACGACCGGGAGACCTTCGTCGCCATGCCCGCCCTGCGCCTCGACGCCGCCCTCGTCCACGTCAACCGGGCCGATCGGCGGGGCAACGGCCAGTATCTGGGACCGGACCCGTACTTCGACGACCTGTTCTGCGAGGCGGCCGACGCCGCGTACGTCTCGTGCGAACGGATCGTGGACACGGCCGAGTTGGCGAAGGAGGGACCGCCGCAGACGCTGCTGGTCGCCCGGCATGCGGTGACGGGGGTGATCGAGGCCCCGAACGGCGCGCACTTCACCTCCTGCGCCCCCGACCACGGCCGGGACGAGGCCTTCCAGAAGCTGTACGCGACCACGCCCTGGGAGGACTTCGCGGAGCGGTTCCTCTCCGGCGACGAGGCCGCCTACCAGTCGGCCGTACGGGCTTGGCGGAAGGAGGTTTCGTGA